The DNA window CAAGCAGCTGTGGATGAAAGAGCTTCCTTGGTGTCAGTGGTGGTTTCAGCAGCGTTGGTTGGAGTCGGGGCTCATCTCCTGAGTTCCTGCTCAGTAGCAACAAGTGCGGTTTTAACACAGTGCTGGCAGGGGCTTTGCTTCCCAAACAGCAGTGAGTGTGGGCTTCTGACACTGGTAGCTTCCTGATCTTTGGGTAGCGTACTCTCCTCCCTTTTGCTCTTTCAGCCATCCCGACATTATTGTAACCAAATCCCTTCCATTAAATTTCCCTTTGCTTGCCATATCTAgattggtttcttttgttcttcttctttcttattttttaagtatacacTGACTGATTGGgatgctataaaaaagaaacattcaaaaaaaaataagagcgttcatagatattaaaaatgtgaatgcagaaataaaaaaatgaatggaaagttTAGAAGATAATGTTGATGGAATCACCcagaaagtagagaaaaacaaaaacaaaactccagcAATAATGTAAGTACTCAAACTTTACAGTGAATGTAACACTATTGTATAACACTGTCATGATGTAAATATTCATTCTCATATATGTACAAATACTGTTTGGTGCCAAGAGCACACATCCCCTGCCTGACATTTGAATGTGACACATGTACGTGTGCTGTAGTGGTGCTCTGGTTAGTACAATATTCAGACAGCAGAGCAGTGTCAATTTAAAGAAAACGAGAGAAGGATGTTTAATAACATTCTGATAAGAACTTTAATATATTCATTGATAGATAAAACTTTACCTGATTGTCTACAAAAATATGAGCTGAGGTCAAACAAAAGGTTTTTCTAAagcattaaaatgtattaaacaacAGAACTTGGTCCTACCCTTTACTTTGTCTCTGAATTCAGTTgactgacacatcattattaatCCATCCTCACTGATCATTTTTACCACACACAAAATCTAAACAACTttgggatttctggtcaagatggcacagtcGGCCAAAGctatgcttaccttctctcacaaccacatcaaaattacaaactaaactacaaaataaccatcattgaggatcgcctaaaatcttgctgaaccgaagccctacaactaaggacgtgcagaagaatccaccttgagactggtaggaggggcagagccaTGGAACAGGCTGAtgccacacccatgtgtgaccattaaaaattgggaaggatatcaGCTGTGGAAGTcctcctggaggagtgaggggtccccagcccctccccagtccTAGGTTCCAGTGCCTGGAGAGaagtcccataatttctggctgtgaaaaccagcagagattgtgactgagtgagactgagggcgGCTGGAGTACCAGGTCCTCCTCTTAAAGCGACCAAGCAAGGACTTACccacagaatcactggctctgagctccagcactgaggcagcagGTGGAGAGGTAGCACGGACATATGGTggagaactgaattgtctggcttcagaagaggagctggaggggcagctttctcctggactgaGATGGCGGAggccattgcttctttgttgagccctctcccttccctgtgtgcagacacaggcagctgccatatctgagtctccatcaagctggctaacgcTCCCCCTGGTGATTCAagacccctgccccacccaactgtCAGGCACACCCAAggtgcttccagtggcttttttgtacaaatctcctgccttggctcatgctgcaaactctcctagggtctctcaaaggtttaagGAGCCCAGACAAGTAGCATCTTGCTggagcgtgtcctgtacctctggctgagcagccctaagctcggcactagtggcagctggccttggtttgcggcttggcctctcaaggcacttccaagtaTGGCACAGGTAGTAGCCATCTTCGGATTTCTCTGTGgctcttgctgggtggccttcgGTGGGGCACTGGCTGTGACTGAACTTGACCAGCAGCAGGTCTCCTCCCCAGTGGCCCTAGTGCTGGCATCCTCAGCAGCTAGCTTCAAAATAAGCTggaacatcacccagccacctccaaggatgacacacccaaggggaaGATTggacagacaccagagccctgttgAGGCAGATCccgctctgtagggtcagcccttgcaccacaattcctccactgtagtcaaggccagtcctcacaaccaatgagtcTCATGGTCAATTcctcctactgatgtgcaaacagcaaccaaggctcaatcaCGAGGCGGGCACACACGACCCACAcgagggacacacctggagtgcacagctcaagtgaccaggaagacagcatcactgagccccacagcacacctactacacaaggccactctactaacaacagaagacatagcagccctccataaaaacaaacacaaggaggcatccaaaatggggaaacaaagaaacacactcCACAGAATAGACCAGAACTCCAGAAAACGAATTgcacaaaatggagacaagtaatctaccagatgcagagttccaaacactgattataaggatgctctcAACAGTAtcaaggagaacttcaaaaaagagataggaaacataaaaatggagatagaaaacataaaaaagaaccagtcagaaataaagattacaaataataataatagctataataatgaaaataaagattacaataatggaaacaaagaatacattacagggaatcaacagtagattagatgaagcagaggatcaaatcagagatttagaagataaggtagcagaaaacacccaatcagaacagcaacaagaaaaaagaatccaacaaaTTGAAgggagtttaaggggcctctgggacaatctCAAATAtgccaacattcgcattatagggggaccagaaggagaagagagagagcaaggaattgaaaccttatttgaagaaataatgacagaaaactttcctaacctggtgaaggaaatagacatacaagtgcaggaagtgcagagagtcccaaacaagataaactcaaacaggcccacaccaagacacattataattaaaatgccaaatgttaaagacaaagagaaaatcttaaaaacagcaagagaaaagctattttagttacctacaagggagctcccataaaactatcagctgatttctcaacagaaactttgcaggccagaaaggactggcacaaaatattcaacatgatgaaaagcaaggacctacaaccaagactattttacccagcaaagctgtcatttggaattgaaggacagataaagagcttatcacacaagaaaaagctaaaggagttcatcaccaccaaaccagtattacaaggaattttagagggacttctttaaggtggaaaaaaaaaaaccaacccaaaaccatgaataataaaatgggaataactacatacctaccgtgtttccctgaaagtaagacctagcaggaccatcagctctactgcgtcttttggagcaaaaattaatataagacagtcttatattatattgtataagacccagtcttttattatagtaaaataaaaccgggtcttatattaatttttgctccaaaagacgcattagagctgatggtccggctaggtcatatttttggggaaacacagtatcaacaattattttcaatgtaaatgggttaaatgctccaatcaaaaggtagaggagctgaacagataagaaaacaaggcccggggcagccagatggctcaggtggttagagcgcgagctcttaacaacagggttgccgctTTGATTGCCATatgggatggtggcctgcgccccccccgaaactaagattgaaaatgactggacttggagctgagttgcgcccttcacaactaacaactagattgaaggacaacgacttgacttggagctgatgggccctggaaaaacacactgttccccaatattccccaattaaacacacacacacacacacacacacacacacacacacacacaaagaaaacaaaacaagaccgttacatatgctgtttacaagagactcacctgcagattgaaagacacacacagactgaaagtaaaggggtgaaaaaagatatttcatgaaaatggaaacaaacaaaagctgcagtagcaatacttataccagacaaaatagactttaaaacaatgactgtaacaagagacaaagaaggatctagtaatcccacttctgggaatttatccgaacaaacccaaaatgctacttcaagtggaagtgctcatccatatgttcattgcagcacaatgtacataagccaagatatgaaggcaacctaggtgtccctaaatggatgaatggataaagaagtggtggtacatatgagtatatacagtgggatattactcagctattaaaaaagaataaaatcttgtcatgggggacaacatggatggacctagaaggtattgtgctgagaatagtaagtcagacagcgaaagacaaatgtcatatgatttcacttataagtggaatctaaagaacaaaataaacaatcaaacgaaacagaaacaaactcatagatacagagaacatttttatggttgccagatgggagggggtaagtgaaaaggagaagggatcaaggagtacaaattgggtgttacacagtagtcatggggctgtaggatatagcataagtaatatagtcaataatattctaataactatgtatggtgtcagatgggtactagatctatcgtGGTGACAGGTGGGAGAGGGGtaggggcaaggtgaaaaaggtgaaggaattaaaaaatacaaattggaagttacaaaatagtcatggggatgtaatgtatagggaatataatcaataatatggtaataactatttatagtgcCAGGAGGATactagtcgggggatcacttcctaaattatataaatgtttaaccactatgctatacacttgaaactaatataaaataatattaaatgtcaactccaattgaaaattttgaaaggggggggaatataaagaagaataagaggttcaaagttccagatataaaataagtaagtcctggggatgtaatatacagcataggaaatacagtcaataatattgtgatagcatggtactgtaatcaataatgtagtaatTACTctgtatatagtgccaggtggatactgttgaataactatgatgtatacctgaaactaataatattgtatgttagctatattttaatacaaatctaaaaaaaaaaaaatctaaaaatctttGGGTGGCACTTCCTATTTGTTTGGAAATCTCTTAAACTGCTTTCAGTTACAACAGAAGGGCAAGGTTTTTATCTACTCACTTTACTCCATTGAAGGCAAAACGATTCTCTTGTTTAAATGTTAGTTGTTTGAAAACAGTGTACAAATGAAGAACTTCATGTTAACACACAAAATATACATGTATGCTGTAAGAGtaactgtttaaatttttttcattaaagaattatttttattatctctccacaaagaagttataaatatacctgtaaaaacattgaaaaggcacttgaaaattctgaaatgaaaaattctaaagTATAAACTATGATACATCTTCTgtgatttacaaataataaaattctataaGTTAGAatgattttgatagaaatttaCTAGGAAGAACCAGAACATCAAACCttaaaagattttcaattttaaCCCCAACTGAGATTTTTGAGCAACTGTAATTTGTTGACAGGCACAGACCCCATAAGCACTTGCTGCTACCACTAAGATTAAGCTTAGAGAAGAACAGAGATTTGTATGCTGAGATATGTCAGGCTCTTCCATGCAACTGACAGAAGTGgtcttctcttatttttccccTTATGTTATAAATAGAAGTAAATATACATAtggtaaaaaatttaaatggtacAAAGATCTAAAAGAATAAGCAAATATCCTTTTCTGCCATAACGCAACAAATCTGAGGTCTTCAGAATCACCACGTAATCATATGAATAATTTACAAACTGAAGTCAAGCTTGGAGTCTCTTTATCCGAAAATAATGCTCAGGCCTCTGGAATCATGttgattttcttatatattaCCTCCGTTGCATAGGAAAGCCATGCAGTCTGCTCCTTCTTAAAAAAACCAATTACAAAAGCAATGCACACACTCTGCTCATGGACAGCAAGTCCAAGCAGCAGCTGGACTCCATGGATCTGGTCCTGGCTCTGGATAGAGTCCCTGGTATCATCCCTGAAATTAAGGAATCACATTTACGAACAAGGAGTTTTCAAAAGTAAGAAAACTTTCCCTTAATCAAAATGAGGTCTTCTGGTCCTTGTAAAACAGAGGCTGAACTCTGACAGAGCTTTGGGTTGTCTGTTATTACTTAACAGAAAAACCtctttatttaacattgtacAAAAGAGCCATAGACTCCCAAATATTCAAGATAAAACCAGATCAAACCTTTTTCTCGAGAACAAAGGGAAGGGACTGAGGATGGAGAAGGGAAATTCCTCCAGAGAAACTCCCACCCAGTGATAAGAAGCTGGGTGCCACCTCGCcgccagcccccccccccactctctGGTGAGCAGAAAAGGCTTACCGGGACTGGTGGCATCTCAGCCGAGCCCTTCCTGAATGCCTCGGATTCTCCTGGCCAGCTGCACATCCTTCGGGAAGAGAGTAACTCGGCCGGCATGTAGGGAGAGGAGATAGGCGTCCTCAAAGAGATGAACTAGAAATGCTTCGGCCGCCTGGGGcagaaagagaagtagaaagacACCAGAGAGGGAGCATGGGCTGCTTTTTTCACAGGGACCTGCCAAATTTAGTCTCTGAGGGCTCAAAGGACTATAGGAAAGACTGTCCACAGAATGAGACTGAACTGCAGGGGAATTCTGCTCCCGCCAAACTAGATTCAGCGTCCAAACCCTGGGCATTCTTGTAGCTCTTTTCAAGGAGGCAAGACACCCCACAGCCAACCCTATGGAATTCTAGAACACCTCTCTCCCATACTCACCCCTTCCCCGCTGTGCCTGGGCCCCCTTCTTACCTCTTGTAGGGCCAACAGGGCCTGGGCTTGCCAATTGAAGTCCACACCACGAGTGAATTTAACACATATTTCTCTTGCCTGTGAAGGAGTGGACATGGGCAGCAAGGGAGAAGAGGCATGGGGAGGATAGAGAGTAAAAGAAGAGAGACTCAAGGGAAGACAGACCCTCTCCTTGAGTCTCCCTGAATCTTCATTTCCCTTACACCTTCCTGGGCCTTAATCTTAGCACCTAACTAGTAGCGGTTGTCAAGTCCTGGGAGCTTAGGCATCGACATGTCTATTACTCGTGGTGGGGAGAGGAGCATACAATCTCCCAGGGGAGGATAGGGATAAAAGGGTGGCTGGATGAGACGGTTCCTATTTATAATCAAAGAACTCCTCTTCGAAGGTGGTGGGGGTTAGAACTTAATTCCATCAAGAATTGGAAAGTACCCTTGGCAGGCTCATGTTTTCAGAAGATGAAGAATCCCCTACTAGGTTAGAGAAGGAGTCCCTTAGCCATTTGGGTAAAAGATGATAGGGTCCCCAATACCTGggaaatttaaagaaaggagACACGGGGGTTGACAGGAAGCTCCCTGGAACTCACCAGGCGGCTGAATGGGGCCTTCCTTAACAATAGGTGTGTGCTCTTCTGAAGATTTCGGATCTCCTTCAGAACCAGAAATCTCCGGCGACCTGAGGGACGATGGAAGGAAGTGCCTGAGCAGAAGACCTGGGTCATAAAGGTGAGGTGCAGTGGAAACTAGGTGGTCCCTTGTAGCTTGGCTGTCAAACCATCAAATTGCTAGACCATAATACAATCCACAAAAGCAGGcgtttttgtctattttattcactgtGTTTATTTTCAGCAACTGGAGAGAGGCGCTAAATAAGTACTtgttaaaggaatgaatgatCCTTT is part of the Rhinolophus ferrumequinum isolate MPI-CBG mRhiFer1 chromosome 13, mRhiFer1_v1.p, whole genome shotgun sequence genome and encodes:
- the CENPA gene encoding histone H3-like centromeric protein A, which gives rise to MDPPRRRRKPETPRRRTGSPAPGPRRRGAPAGRRRFLVLKEIRNLQKSTHLLLRKAPFSRLAREICVKFTRGVDFNWQAQALLALQEAAEAFLVHLFEDAYLLSLHAGRVTLFPKDVQLARRIRGIQEGLG